A single window of Rubripirellula lacrimiformis DNA harbors:
- a CDS encoding aminoglycoside phosphotransferase family protein: MDCQLPTPIRTEWLATRAIERVTHIAPGFSGASVYRCQSSDGTQWALKHWPIENSPSRVAEVHQVQQAARDGGIESVPKIEASMTVAGRIWELSTWMTGDPATGNAAPATVQAGAELIRQFHQAVSVLGSMEQPAPAIQNRIQRLNQLRHELPAALRDAGVAITAMPVPVGESIGRACRELAQHWNSVAAEMDAQLTAFARTPVPTQFVLRDVHREHILFSNLNANANPVPALSPSPPGLVLASQLAAGTQVPVPTGLIDFDAVRVDTPIADLARWVGSFLASRNRTEERELWQAALADWGRKDVLQQRIVWGDSATQVTDHSPNWLGMGLNPQDALPLAQTLHFATTWISLANWVIWCVSQKRVFLAGPDQIAGRIDDWTTLAVRDRMFPQT, encoded by the coding sequence ATGGACTGCCAACTGCCCACCCCGATACGCACCGAGTGGCTGGCCACGCGGGCGATCGAACGGGTGACCCACATCGCCCCCGGATTCAGCGGCGCGTCGGTTTACCGGTGTCAATCGAGCGACGGTACCCAGTGGGCTCTGAAACATTGGCCCATCGAAAACTCGCCATCGCGAGTCGCCGAGGTCCATCAAGTGCAACAGGCGGCTCGCGATGGCGGCATCGAATCGGTCCCCAAGATCGAAGCGTCAATGACGGTCGCAGGCCGAATTTGGGAACTGTCGACCTGGATGACCGGGGATCCGGCCACCGGCAACGCAGCACCGGCGACCGTCCAAGCCGGGGCCGAACTGATCCGCCAGTTCCATCAGGCCGTTTCCGTCCTGGGTTCAATGGAACAGCCTGCACCGGCGATCCAGAACCGAATTCAGCGTCTGAACCAACTGCGTCACGAATTGCCCGCGGCATTGCGAGACGCTGGCGTCGCCATCACGGCGATGCCCGTACCGGTTGGCGAATCGATCGGGCGGGCCTGCAGGGAACTGGCCCAGCACTGGAATTCCGTTGCGGCTGAGATGGATGCTCAATTGACTGCATTTGCCCGTACCCCGGTGCCGACGCAGTTCGTCTTGCGAGACGTGCACCGCGAACACATTCTGTTCAGCAACCTCAACGCCAACGCCAACCCAGTCCCGGCCTTGTCGCCATCGCCACCCGGTCTCGTTTTGGCGTCGCAACTGGCCGCCGGGACACAGGTTCCCGTGCCCACGGGGTTGATCGATTTCGATGCCGTCCGCGTGGACACGCCTATCGCCGACCTGGCTCGCTGGGTGGGCAGCTTCCTGGCATCGCGAAACCGGACCGAAGAACGCGAACTTTGGCAAGCCGCTCTGGCGGATTGGGGCCGCAAAGACGTATTACAACAACGGATCGTTTGGGGCGACTCAGCGACGCAAGTTACCGATCATTCGCCGAACTGGCTTGGCATGGGATTGAATCCTCAAGATGCACTCCCATTGGCTCAGACGCTGCATTTTGCGACGACCTGGATCAGCCTGGCAAACTGGGTCATCTGGTGCGTGTCCCAAAAACGCGTGTTCTTGGCAGGGCCGGACCAGATCGCTGGCCGAATCGACGATTGGACGACACTTGCGGTGCGAGATCGCATGTTCCCCCAAACTTAA
- a CDS encoding M28 family peptidase, with protein sequence MMFRYACVATLLWGVCASAQDSAPSIDTAAQNINEAVFRGHVRFLADDLLEGRGPGSRGDAITQLYLSAQFQALGLQPAAADGTWFQPVPLVGVKTEAPAEIQFKSGDQSVTVQSGTDFMSTIGSPKTKASITDAELVFIGYGIQAPEYDWDDFKDVDLTGKILVVMNNDPSDDPELFAGRRRLYYGRWDYKYESAARQGAAGAIIIHTTPSAGYPWQVIQTSWAGEEFELRDAGGPRMELKAWATEDAARKIVACGGQDLDALRAAAETRDFRPVPLGVTLSVDLAAKVRTQDSANILARLPGSDPELADEHVIFMAHHDHLGMSAERDINGDNIYNGAVDNASGTAALLAIAKACVELNPRPARSVLFAAVAAEEQGLLGSKYFAADPPIPPGKLAAVINIDSTNVLGRTHDVNVIGKGKSSLDVHVEAVATSQGRVVTPDHFPDRGYYYRSDQFSLAKIGVPGVYLHSGINVVGKPDGWGKAQLDDWVEKVYHQPSDEYRDDWNLSGTIEDTRLLFEVGIRVANDAEMPFWNPGDEFEAARKEAIRQSASNQD encoded by the coding sequence ATGATGTTCCGATACGCTTGTGTGGCAACCCTGTTGTGGGGCGTCTGTGCCTCGGCTCAGGATTCGGCTCCGTCCATTGACACGGCTGCCCAAAATATCAACGAAGCGGTGTTTCGCGGGCACGTGCGGTTTTTGGCCGACGATCTGTTGGAAGGCCGCGGGCCGGGGTCACGCGGTGATGCGATCACTCAATTGTACCTTTCAGCGCAGTTTCAAGCTCTCGGCTTGCAGCCGGCCGCTGCCGATGGAACCTGGTTCCAACCGGTACCGTTGGTGGGCGTGAAAACCGAGGCACCTGCCGAAATCCAGTTCAAGTCGGGCGACCAAAGTGTGACGGTGCAATCGGGTACCGATTTCATGTCGACGATCGGCAGCCCCAAAACCAAGGCTTCGATCACCGACGCGGAACTCGTGTTCATCGGCTACGGTATCCAAGCACCCGAGTATGACTGGGACGATTTCAAGGACGTCGACCTGACGGGCAAAATCTTGGTCGTGATGAACAACGACCCATCGGACGACCCCGAATTGTTTGCCGGGCGACGCCGATTGTATTACGGACGTTGGGACTACAAGTACGAAAGCGCCGCTCGCCAAGGTGCGGCCGGTGCGATCATCATTCATACGACACCATCCGCCGGCTATCCATGGCAGGTGATCCAGACATCGTGGGCCGGCGAAGAATTCGAACTGCGCGATGCCGGTGGGCCGCGAATGGAGCTAAAGGCCTGGGCGACCGAAGACGCGGCGCGGAAAATCGTTGCCTGCGGTGGTCAAGATCTGGATGCGTTGCGGGCGGCTGCCGAGACGCGAGATTTCCGGCCGGTGCCGTTGGGCGTCACGTTGTCGGTCGACTTGGCTGCGAAGGTTCGCACGCAAGACAGTGCCAACATCTTGGCTCGCTTGCCTGGCAGTGATCCCGAACTGGCCGATGAACACGTGATCTTTATGGCACACCATGACCACCTTGGAATGTCGGCCGAACGTGACATCAACGGCGACAACATTTACAACGGTGCGGTCGACAACGCATCGGGGACCGCAGCCCTGCTTGCGATCGCCAAAGCGTGTGTCGAACTGAACCCGCGGCCAGCCCGATCGGTATTGTTCGCTGCGGTTGCCGCCGAAGAACAAGGGCTGCTGGGGTCCAAGTACTTTGCCGCCGATCCACCCATTCCCCCCGGCAAGTTGGCGGCGGTGATCAATATCGACAGCACCAATGTCTTGGGGCGTACCCATGATGTGAACGTCATCGGAAAGGGAAAGTCGTCGCTGGACGTTCACGTCGAAGCTGTCGCGACATCGCAAGGGCGAGTGGTCACGCCGGACCACTTCCCCGATCGCGGATACTATTACCGATCCGATCAATTCAGTTTGGCCAAAATCGGTGTCCCCGGCGTCTACCTGCACTCGGGCATCAACGTCGTCGGCAAGCCGGACGGTTGGGGCAAGGCTCAGTTGGATGATTGGGTAGAAAAGGTCTACCACCAACCCAGCGACGAGTATCGCGACGACTGGAACCTGTCGGGAACCATCGAAGACACTCGCCTGCTATTCGAAGTCGGTATTCGCGTCGCTAACGATGCCGAAATGCCGTTCTGGAATCCTGGTGATGAATTCGAAGCCGCCCGAAAGGAAGCGATTCGCCAATCTGCTTCGAACCAGGACTAA
- a CDS encoding cytochrome P450 yields the protein MPQPDSQAPQDSPQIPDARDPFKRSRQEKGVMQCPFHGEDIAMILRHADVRSAAADIETYSSDAPFRVPIPSEESVRTIRQLPIETDPPDHAAYRAITDPFFLRAKKPEVIQQAKQMIDAAIESVMTGETFEAVSQLALPIQSRGLTYLLNMPESESEIWIDWGIHVFKVTGGEFKSGNVLEDYLNDQFDRAESNPSDDFFSALTQATFQGRKLTRDECLGFGNLAFAGGRDTIIHSLTSILAHLGEHSDELEYLRQDPRRITLASEEFFRVFMPLTVLGRVCPQGAEIHGVEVPPDHRIGLCWASANHDETVFDDPGSVRLDRRPNPHVSFGFRNHLCQGAAHARLLVRAFLEVLCDRVDRIEIVDAVEQVEQQETFTRVVGYESLNVRFRPLQS from the coding sequence GTGCCACAACCTGATTCCCAAGCGCCCCAAGATTCCCCGCAGATCCCTGACGCTCGCGACCCGTTCAAGCGATCGCGACAGGAAAAGGGCGTGATGCAATGCCCGTTCCATGGAGAAGACATTGCAATGATTTTGCGGCACGCCGATGTGCGTTCCGCCGCCGCGGACATCGAGACCTATTCGTCGGACGCGCCCTTCCGCGTGCCGATCCCGTCGGAAGAATCCGTGCGGACGATTCGCCAACTGCCGATCGAGACGGATCCGCCGGACCATGCCGCCTATCGCGCCATCACCGATCCATTTTTTTTGCGTGCGAAGAAGCCAGAGGTGATTCAGCAAGCCAAACAAATGATCGACGCAGCAATCGAATCCGTGATGACGGGCGAAACGTTCGAGGCCGTTTCGCAACTGGCGCTGCCGATTCAGTCCCGTGGGCTGACCTACCTACTGAACATGCCCGAATCCGAATCGGAGATTTGGATTGATTGGGGAATCCATGTTTTCAAAGTCACCGGTGGCGAATTCAAATCGGGAAATGTCTTGGAAGACTACCTCAATGATCAATTCGATCGAGCCGAATCCAACCCCAGCGACGATTTTTTCAGTGCGTTGACTCAGGCAACTTTCCAGGGTCGCAAGTTGACTCGCGACGAATGTCTCGGCTTTGGCAACTTAGCGTTTGCCGGCGGGCGTGACACAATCATTCACAGCCTGACATCGATCCTGGCACATTTAGGCGAACACAGCGATGAACTGGAGTATCTTCGCCAGGACCCGCGTCGGATCACGCTGGCTAGCGAAGAGTTCTTTCGCGTGTTCATGCCGCTTACTGTGCTTGGTCGCGTGTGTCCCCAAGGGGCCGAAATCCATGGCGTCGAAGTCCCTCCCGATCACCGCATCGGACTCTGCTGGGCGTCGGCCAACCATGACGAAACGGTCTTTGACGATCCGGGATCCGTTCGTCTTGATCGCCGTCCCAATCCTCACGTCTCATTCGGTTTCCGCAACCACCTGTGCCAAGGGGCGGCTCACGCCCGATTGCTGGTTCGGGCGTTTCTGGAAGTGCTTTGCGATCGAGTGGATCGAATCGAGATTGTCGACGCGGTCGAGCAAGTCGAACAGCAGGAAACGTTCACCCGAGTGGTGGGATACGAATCGCTGAACGTGCGGTTCCGCCCGCTGCAGTCCTGA
- a CDS encoding apiosidase-like domain-containing protein — protein sequence MTNKLVLSFVLLFGCACVGPTGTPAAEAVTECQQWSEVELEFTADQETANPYTDVEAWVDFTHDDGTSIRRPMFWDGGKTFRVRFASPLASGTWHWQSADRENDPGIHGKTGSFHAVESKTATPTVFTQHGFWSIPKGGRNLIHADGTSRLLCADTAWALPWRATVEQVKTYSQDRRDKGYNAALLMTVQPDIGTEGPRSRTEEGGFDVGFEDLPKGSLQQLNPEYFQTFDQLVDVLTAHGITPVYQPVFHGYGWKGGGTAGNVISAEDYARYCRYLVARYGARPAIWLVGGDGPAEKESIVHQLDLAGREIEKWDAYQQPTGIHYSPHAKNRTHQDKAWLDFQWCQTGHGGEHIAERVADMWRNLPAKAVANGEPTYENIGRKGNGAGWWQGHEAWCNLTAGGTMGVVYGAGSLWQWRLDANEAGHASWCTAPGAGWREALDFEGSKYPGIAAKILDGLPLANMEPNWDCTYGRRGLLVPGKLFVLYLPNGGNSAILCKDVPRSYRVYDPRTGKVVGQDRLEDKATAQANSGSSGQPRVLVFTADATATQE from the coding sequence ATGACGAACAAACTGGTTCTTTCATTCGTTCTACTTTTCGGGTGTGCTTGCGTCGGCCCTACCGGCACGCCTGCCGCAGAAGCGGTGACGGAGTGTCAGCAGTGGAGTGAAGTCGAACTTGAATTCACCGCTGATCAGGAAACGGCCAACCCTTACACCGATGTGGAGGCCTGGGTTGATTTCACCCACGACGATGGGACGAGCATCCGTCGACCGATGTTTTGGGATGGCGGGAAAACATTTCGTGTCCGATTTGCATCGCCCCTGGCTTCCGGAACTTGGCATTGGCAATCGGCCGATCGTGAGAACGATCCGGGCATCCACGGGAAAACCGGATCATTCCACGCGGTTGAATCGAAGACGGCAACACCGACCGTGTTCACGCAGCATGGTTTTTGGAGCATTCCCAAAGGCGGACGAAACCTGATTCATGCCGACGGTACATCGCGTCTATTGTGCGCCGACACCGCATGGGCGTTGCCGTGGCGGGCAACCGTCGAGCAGGTAAAAACGTATTCGCAGGATCGACGCGACAAAGGATACAACGCGGCCTTGCTGATGACGGTACAGCCGGACATAGGCACCGAAGGCCCACGTTCTCGTACCGAAGAGGGCGGTTTCGATGTCGGTTTCGAAGATCTGCCGAAGGGATCGTTGCAGCAACTGAATCCGGAATACTTTCAGACCTTCGACCAATTGGTGGATGTGTTGACCGCGCACGGCATCACGCCGGTTTACCAACCTGTCTTTCACGGGTACGGATGGAAAGGAGGCGGTACGGCAGGCAACGTGATCAGCGCCGAAGACTACGCCCGGTATTGCCGCTATCTGGTCGCTCGCTACGGTGCCCGGCCGGCGATCTGGTTGGTGGGAGGAGACGGTCCAGCGGAAAAAGAATCGATCGTCCACCAACTCGATTTGGCGGGACGCGAGATCGAAAAGTGGGACGCCTACCAGCAGCCCACCGGAATTCACTATTCCCCGCATGCGAAGAACCGTACGCATCAGGACAAAGCGTGGCTGGACTTTCAGTGGTGCCAGACAGGCCACGGAGGCGAACACATTGCCGAACGAGTCGCCGATATGTGGCGGAACCTACCCGCCAAAGCCGTCGCCAATGGCGAACCGACCTACGAAAACATCGGTCGCAAAGGCAACGGAGCAGGGTGGTGGCAGGGGCACGAAGCGTGGTGCAACCTGACCGCAGGCGGCACGATGGGAGTGGTCTACGGAGCCGGCAGTCTCTGGCAATGGCGGCTCGACGCCAACGAAGCTGGCCATGCCAGTTGGTGCACCGCCCCAGGAGCAGGTTGGCGTGAAGCACTCGACTTCGAAGGATCCAAGTATCCCGGCATCGCCGCGAAAATCTTGGACGGATTGCCGCTTGCCAACATGGAACCGAACTGGGACTGTACGTACGGGCGGCGTGGACTGTTGGTGCCAGGAAAGCTGTTCGTGTTGTACCTGCCCAACGGCGGAAACTCGGCGATCCTTTGCAAAGATGTCCCTCGATCCTATCGGGTCTACGATCCTCGAACAGGGAAGGTCGTGGGTCAGGATCGGCTCGAGGACAAAGCAACCGCGCAAGCCAACAGCGGATCATCGGGCCAACCTCGCGTGCTGGTCTTCACGGCGGACGCAACCGCCACGCAGGAATGA
- the ppk2 gene encoding polyphosphate kinase 2 — MNDEQGFDIHRLRDELLDSIDEELELELDDIRFSRDDERTDGGSGIDRKAYFRELLELQRELVKLQNWVEETGAKIVVLFEGRDAAGKGGAIKRITQRLNPRVCRVAALPAPTEREKTQWYFQRYVAHLPAAGEMVLFDRSWYNRAGVERVMGFCTDKEYEEFLHTVPVFENMLIGSGIYLLKYWFSITDEEQQFRFRCRINDPLKQWKLSPMDLESRRRWEQYTIAKEIMLERTHVEHAPWWIIEAVDKKSARLNCIHHLLQQIPYQEVPQPEVELPPRKHNDDYERKPVPDQMVVPRVYP; from the coding sequence ATGAACGACGAACAAGGATTCGACATCCACCGCCTCCGCGACGAGCTCCTCGACTCGATCGACGAGGAACTGGAACTGGAACTCGACGACATTCGTTTTTCGCGAGACGACGAGCGGACAGACGGCGGATCGGGAATCGATCGAAAGGCTTACTTTCGCGAGCTGCTGGAATTGCAACGCGAATTGGTCAAGCTTCAAAACTGGGTCGAGGAAACCGGTGCCAAGATCGTGGTCCTGTTTGAAGGTCGCGATGCGGCGGGCAAGGGCGGTGCGATCAAGCGAATCACTCAACGCTTGAACCCGCGAGTGTGCCGGGTCGCAGCACTGCCGGCTCCCACCGAACGTGAAAAGACTCAGTGGTACTTCCAACGCTATGTGGCTCACCTACCCGCCGCCGGCGAAATGGTGCTGTTCGACCGAAGCTGGTACAACCGCGCTGGTGTTGAACGAGTGATGGGATTCTGCACCGACAAAGAATACGAAGAGTTCTTGCATACCGTCCCAGTGTTCGAAAACATGCTGATCGGATCCGGCATCTATTTGCTGAAATACTGGTTTTCTATCACCGACGAAGAACAACAGTTTCGATTTCGATGTCGGATCAACGATCCGCTGAAACAGTGGAAGCTGAGTCCGATGGACTTAGAATCTCGTCGTCGGTGGGAACAGTACACGATCGCCAAAGAGATCATGCTGGAACGGACGCACGTCGAACACGCGCCCTGGTGGATCATCGAAGCGGTGGACAAGAAGAGTGCTCGGCTGAACTGCATCCACCACCTGCTGCAACAGATCCCGTATCAAGAGGTCCCGCAGCCCGAAGTGGAATTGCCGCCACGCAAACACAACGACGACTACGAACGCAAACCCGTCCCCGACCAAATGGTCGTGCCGCGAGTCTACCCTTAA
- a CDS encoding 4Fe-4S binding protein, whose protein sequence is MNTIPATLAAVAGAILLIAALTLLDRNRTTARLRLDWFVPALRRRKTGQPSSHSLLGRVYQRIIPPSLRSDWQTKRRGVLRRGLRRLGISWLASPVRRVIQTVCLLIFLTQFLYVLWPYNSRPVDRDAGSIGWSIETIDEATGDVLLTRDDSNTIDEADKPPPQSPLRWLAHPDSSRNQAGPGVAVLGQFVITEVSPGWRRLEPGDEISAELLDAYISGRADLELRHHDPNGWPSHYADSLASKQWIPADLFLTIDPLVSLSTAIASRSWVASLISAAAILIVCLLIPRGFCGYLCPLGTTIDFFDWAVTRRTKRFQVPGDGWWVHIKYYLLAGTLVSAVLGVLVSGFVSAIPVITRACLFIAEPIQSGSLRGWHLVPSFHAGQWISIAMFAGVLCLGFMRPRFWCKYVCPSGALFSLGNLFRVTERKVESSCINCNKCVEICPFDAIKPDFTTRTTDCTMCQSCGGVCPTHAIKFVERWNVVELKVAGVPSTHETAIGRRGFLSLAGGTTAAVAGGVGIAAATKSWGANLSSPDAAGPVRPPGSVPEQDFLEMCIRCGECFKACPNNVLQPEGFQQGFEGLWTPLVNADWAGCESSCNACGQVCPTGAIRPLPLEEKRYARMGLAVVNESTCLPWAGREACDLCVQECDAAGYHAIEYAQVGTEADEQGLPIEGTGMLAPVVRSDACVGCGLCQTRCVAINVKDKGLLSESAIIVETGDGKEDRWTSGSYRDHHRNRNQPDTIESGSSKSGGATTDSTPHQLKNQQPETPPPTFDPSTLDPADNSSPF, encoded by the coding sequence ATGAACACCATCCCAGCAACCTTGGCCGCCGTCGCCGGGGCGATCCTGTTGATCGCTGCGTTGACATTGCTGGATCGCAACCGCACGACCGCTCGACTGCGTTTGGACTGGTTCGTTCCCGCCTTGCGGCGACGAAAAACGGGACAGCCAAGCTCCCATTCGCTGCTGGGCCGCGTTTACCAACGGATCATCCCACCGTCACTGCGTTCGGATTGGCAAACGAAACGCCGAGGGGTGCTTCGCCGCGGATTGCGACGACTAGGAATCAGCTGGTTGGCGTCTCCGGTGCGTCGCGTGATCCAAACCGTCTGCTTGCTGATCTTCCTGACACAATTCCTGTACGTGTTGTGGCCTTACAACAGTCGGCCGGTTGACCGTGATGCGGGATCCATCGGCTGGTCGATTGAAACGATCGACGAGGCGACCGGCGACGTCTTGCTAACCCGTGATGATTCCAACACCATCGATGAAGCGGACAAACCGCCGCCGCAATCCCCACTGCGTTGGTTAGCCCATCCCGATTCATCTCGCAACCAAGCCGGTCCAGGCGTTGCAGTCCTAGGCCAGTTCGTGATCACCGAGGTGTCACCCGGATGGCGACGACTAGAACCCGGCGATGAAATCTCGGCCGAACTGCTGGATGCGTACATCAGTGGCCGCGCGGATCTGGAACTACGCCACCACGATCCCAATGGTTGGCCATCGCACTATGCCGACTCGCTAGCGTCGAAACAATGGATCCCGGCGGACCTTTTTTTGACGATCGATCCGCTGGTCAGTTTGTCGACCGCGATCGCGTCGCGAAGCTGGGTCGCATCGCTGATTTCGGCTGCGGCGATTCTGATCGTCTGCCTTTTGATACCACGCGGATTCTGTGGATACCTGTGCCCGCTAGGCACCACGATCGACTTTTTTGATTGGGCCGTCACTCGTCGCACCAAACGATTCCAAGTCCCCGGGGATGGATGGTGGGTCCACATCAAATATTACCTTTTGGCCGGCACGTTGGTCAGCGCCGTGTTGGGCGTGCTAGTGTCAGGGTTCGTTTCCGCAATTCCGGTGATCACGCGAGCCTGTCTGTTCATTGCCGAACCGATTCAATCGGGATCGTTGCGTGGCTGGCACCTGGTTCCATCGTTCCATGCCGGTCAGTGGATTTCGATCGCGATGTTCGCCGGCGTGTTGTGCCTGGGATTCATGCGTCCCCGGTTTTGGTGCAAATATGTGTGCCCCAGCGGAGCATTGTTTTCGCTCGGCAATCTATTTCGAGTGACCGAGCGGAAGGTCGAATCGTCCTGCATCAATTGCAACAAATGTGTCGAAATCTGTCCCTTCGATGCGATCAAACCGGACTTCACCACCCGCACCACCGACTGCACGATGTGCCAGTCCTGTGGCGGTGTCTGCCCGACTCATGCGATCAAGTTTGTCGAACGCTGGAACGTCGTCGAATTGAAAGTTGCTGGTGTTCCGTCGACGCATGAAACCGCCATCGGTCGGCGTGGATTTCTGTCGTTGGCCGGTGGCACCACCGCCGCCGTAGCCGGCGGGGTCGGGATCGCGGCGGCGACCAAGTCTTGGGGCGCAAACCTGAGTTCCCCGGATGCCGCTGGCCCGGTCCGGCCACCGGGAAGCGTGCCCGAGCAAGACTTTCTGGAGATGTGCATCCGATGTGGTGAGTGTTTCAAAGCGTGCCCGAACAACGTGTTGCAACCGGAGGGGTTTCAGCAAGGATTCGAAGGCCTTTGGACGCCACTGGTCAACGCGGACTGGGCTGGCTGCGAATCAAGCTGCAATGCCTGTGGTCAGGTTTGCCCGACCGGCGCGATCCGGCCATTGCCGCTGGAGGAAAAGCGATACGCGCGAATGGGATTGGCCGTGGTCAACGAATCGACTTGCTTGCCCTGGGCCGGCCGCGAAGCCTGTGACCTGTGTGTCCAGGAATGTGATGCCGCGGGCTATCATGCAATCGAGTATGCACAGGTAGGCACCGAGGCCGACGAACAGGGCCTGCCGATCGAAGGCACGGGGATGCTGGCGCCCGTCGTGCGAAGCGATGCCTGTGTGGGGTGCGGGCTCTGCCAAACCCGATGCGTCGCGATCAACGTCAAAGACAAAGGACTGCTGTCAGAATCGGCCATCATCGTTGAAACCGGCGACGGCAAAGAAGATCGCTGGACTAGCGGATCCTACCGCGATCATCATCGAAATCGAAACCAGCCCGACACCATCGAAAGCGGATCAAGCAAGTCAGGTGGGGCGACAACCGACTCAACACCCCATCAGCTAAAAAATCAGCAGCCAGAAACACCGCCGCCAACATTCGATCCGTCGACACTCGACCCAGCGGATAACAGCAGTCCGTTCTGA
- a CDS encoding non-reducing end alpha-L-arabinofuranosidase family hydrolase has protein sequence MMARPLWLCVLGSVFAMLAAPRSASSQDVWSTGNFRWQVSAPLIRADADRLPPADPDPWIAVKDPSVVRYNNRWHVFCTLRNTGSGDGRIRIGYIAADDWANAGDSDWQLLDLTTGYHGAPQIFYFEPESTWYLIYQAEDASRGLRYGPCFSTNPDITNAAGWTRPQPMMTFAPGAKAGLDYWVICDQQRAHLFFTSLDGRMWRSETALDQFPANGWSAPVVALQTDIFEASHTYRIQNQSKYVSLIEAKDAKRRYFKAFVADRLDGKWRPLADSPQHPFASPVNMIDSEESWTDNYSHGELLRAGFDQNLEVAPDNVRFLFQGIDRRDASDDSYGQLPWQLGILTLKSP, from the coding sequence ATGATGGCTCGCCCCCTTTGGCTATGCGTGCTGGGATCCGTTTTCGCGATGCTTGCGGCGCCGCGATCCGCATCATCCCAAGACGTCTGGTCAACCGGCAATTTCCGCTGGCAGGTCAGTGCGCCCCTGATCCGTGCAGACGCCGATCGGTTGCCACCGGCCGACCCAGACCCGTGGATCGCAGTGAAGGATCCTAGCGTCGTCCGATACAACAACCGCTGGCACGTCTTCTGTACGCTTCGAAACACAGGATCGGGCGACGGGCGAATTCGGATCGGATACATCGCCGCAGACGACTGGGCCAACGCGGGCGATTCGGACTGGCAACTGTTGGATTTGACCACCGGCTATCACGGCGCCCCACAGATCTTCTATTTCGAACCCGAATCGACGTGGTACCTGATCTATCAAGCCGAAGATGCCTCGCGGGGGCTCCGCTATGGCCCCTGTTTCTCGACCAACCCGGACATCACCAACGCCGCCGGATGGACCCGACCACAACCCATGATGACGTTCGCCCCCGGTGCCAAAGCGGGCCTTGATTACTGGGTCATCTGCGATCAACAACGGGCGCACCTGTTCTTCACATCGCTGGATGGGCGGATGTGGCGATCGGAAACCGCTTTGGATCAGTTCCCAGCCAACGGCTGGTCCGCTCCCGTCGTCGCCTTGCAAACGGACATCTTCGAAGCCAGTCATACCTACCGAATCCAAAACCAATCGAAGTACGTTTCACTGATCGAAGCAAAGGATGCCAAACGCCGTTACTTCAAAGCCTTCGTCGCCGACCGGCTGGACGGAAAGTGGCGTCCGCTAGCCGATTCGCCACAACATCCATTCGCGTCGCCGGTCAACATGATCGATTCCGAAGAATCGTGGACCGACAACTACAGCCATGGCGAACTGCTGCGTGCGGGATTTGACCAAAACTTGGAAGTCGCTCCCGACAACGTTCGCTTTCTGTTTCAAGGCATCGACCGCCGTGACGCATCGGACGATTCCTATGGCCAACTGCCCTGGCAATTGGGAATTCTGACGCTGAAGTCGCCATGA